The sequence CCGGCGGGGAACCGCCGGCCCAGCCGGGCCCGTACCTCGGCGGGCGGTCCGAACAGCGTCAGCAGCAGGTCCAGGCGGTGGCTGCCCGCGTCGGCGAGCACCCCGCCGCCGGACACGGCCGGATCGGTGCGCCAGCGCATGGGGTCGTCCGGGCCCGGGTCGAACGCGTACCGGAACCGGACCTCGATCCGCTCCGGTGTCCATCCGGCCAGCTCCCGGCGGACCTCGCCGAGGACGGGGGCGAGTCTGCGGTAGTAGGCGACGCCCGCGCGGGCCCGCGCGGTGGCGAGCCCGGCGCCGCCCGGGCGCAGCGCCCCGGCCAGTGGTTTCTCCACCAGCACGGGCAGCCCGGCGTCGAGGACGGCCTTGGCGAGCGGGACGTGGCGGTCGACGGGAGTGGCGACGTACACCGCGTCCGTTCCCTCCAGCAGGCCCCGCGGGGAGGTGCCGGACCGGGGCACGCCCCACCGGGCCGCCGCCGACGCCGTACGCCCCGGGTCCCGGCCCCACAGGAAGACCGGTTCCTCGCCGAGCGCGCGCAGGGCGGGCAGCACGCGGCGGGAGACGATGTCGCCGTGGCCGGCCACGGCCCACCTCACGGGCGTGTCCTCACGGGACGATCGCCACCTTGAGCGTGCGGGGCGGCGGGCCGTCGTAGGGGGCCTGCTCCGCGTCCGGGTAGAGGACGCGGCTGGCCGACAGCCGCTCCATCGCCTTGGGCAGCTCCTCCAGGGAGTAGGTGTGGGTGAGCAGCTCGGGCAGGTGCAGCTCCCGGCTGCGGGCGAGGCGTTCGGCGGTCGCCAGGGCCTCGGCCCGCGCGGTGTCGAGGGGTTCGGCGGAGCTGTGCACCCGGATGCCCTTGCGCTCCCAGGTCACCAGGTCCACGGTGACCCGGGTGTCGATGTGGTGGGTGCCGAGCATGACCACGAGCCCGTTCTGGCGTACCAGGTCCACGCACGCGTTGAGCGTGGTCGGGGTGCCCACGGCGTCCACGGCCACGTCGAACGCGGCTCCGACGCCGAGCAGCTGGTCGCGGCTGCCGTCGACACGGCGCACCGCGTCGGCACCGAGGCGCGAGGAGCGCTCCAGCCGCCAGTCGTCCAGGTCGACGGCCGTGATCTCCGCGGCCCCGCGCAGGGCCGCCATCCGCAGTGCCATCAGGCCCACCGGGCCCTGCCCGACCACCACCACCCGGTCGCCGAGCCGCACCCCGCGGGTGGCGTGGACGGCCAGCGGCAGCAGTTGCAGCAGGGCCCCCTGCGCGAAGGGCACCGTGTCCGGCAGCGCGCCCACGGAGATCTCCCGGGCGAGCGCGTAGTCGGCGTACCCGGAGGTCAGCGGTGTACGGACGAACACGCGCCGGCCCGGGGCCACCCGGGTCACGCCCGGTCCGACGGCCTCCACCGTGCCGGCGATCTCGTGGCCGAAGCAGCCCTGGGAGCAGTGCTCGCGCAGCCCGTGGTAGTGGTAGTAGGCGAGGTCGCTGCGGTTGCAGACGGTGCACGCCCGCACCCGGACCAGGACCTCCAGCGGCCCGGGCTCCGGCACCGGCACACCGGTGGCCAGGCGGATGTCGCGCCGGCCGGCCAGTTCATACCGTCGCATGCTTCTTCTCCTCCGTCGGGGGCACAGCGATTCTGCGGGCGATCGGGACGGCCGCGGCGGTGACCGCCAGGGCGAGGGCGAACACGGCGGCGAAGGCGGCGGTGTCCTGTCCCACGCGCACATGCGCCGCGTTGAACAGCGCGCCGCACAGGCCGACCAGGAGCACGCTGCAGAGGTTGTCGGACAGTTGCAGCGAGGCCGAGTTGCGGCCCTGCCGGCCGGCGGGCGAGTGTTCGAGGGTGAGGACGCCGATGCCGGGCAGCAGCAGGCCCATGCCGAACCCGGCGATCACGAGCCCGGCGCCCACGGTCGCGGCGGGCATCGCCCGCAGGGTGCCGCAGAGGGTCAGGGCCGTGCCCGCCCCGTGGATCAGCACGCCGGCGAGGACCACCCGCTCGCGGGGCAGCGGCAGCCCGGGGTGCCCTTGCAGCCAGGAGCCGGCGAACCAGGTGAGGGCCGCGCCGGTGAGCGACATCCCGGCGGTGCCGGGCGACCACTGGCGTTCGTTGACCAGCATCAGCGGGATGTAGGTCTCGATGGTGAAGTAGGCGCCCGCCGTGACGCCGCGCAGCAGCACCAGCGACGGTATGCCGCGCGCCGCGCGCAGGCTGCCGGCGGGCAGCGACGGCCGTACCCAGACGGCCAGCAGTACGAGTCCGGCGGCGGCCGCCGCCGCCCGGCGGAGGCCGGTCTCCGCTCCCGCGTACTGGAGCAGCCCGGCTCCGAGGGCGACCGCCGTCGCGGGCAGCAGCCGCAGCCCGTCCGGCTCCTCCCGGTCCTCGCCGCCGGTCGTCGGGAGCCGCCGCAGCAGCGCGGCGGGCAGGGTCAGGGCCAGCACGCCGAGTGCCGCGATGCCGTGGAACACCCACGCCCACGACAGGTGCTGGGCGACCGCCCCGGCGACCGGCGGCCCCACCATGGAAGGAACGATCCAGCAGGCGGTGACCAGGGAGAACATCCGGGGCCTGAGGGCCGCCGGATAGACCCGGCCGACCACCACGTACAGCGCGACGGTGACCGCTCCCCCGCCGAGCCCCTGGACACACCGGCCCAGCACGAACGGGGCGATGGAGGTGGCGGTGCCGCAGAGCAGCGCGCCGCCGGAGAAGCACAGCAGTCCGGCGGACAGCACCGGCGCCGGTCCCCGCCGGTCGGCCGAGCCGCCGCCCAGCACCGTGCCCACCATGCCGGTGGTGAGGAACCCGCCGAAGGCGAGCCCGTACAGCCCGAGCCCGTCGAGGTCCTGGACGGCGAGCGGCATCACCGTGCCGAGGGCGAGCCCGGCGAACGCGACGAGGACGAACAAGGCGGCCACCGCGAGGGTGCACGCCCGGTAGGCGGCCGAGAACAGACCGCCCGGGGCCGACGACGTCATGACGTCTCGAAGGGGGCGTACATGGTCGTCTCCCGTCACCTGAGGTCGAACACCGGGGGAGGCTCGCACAGCTCCCGGGACGCGTCAACCCCAGTGATCACCAAGGAAGTTGACCCATCGGTAAAGGCAAGTGATCTCCTTGACACCGCGGATTGGTACAGGCCAATATCCCCCTCATCATGGCGCCGCCGTCGCCGGGGGCCCTTGTGTCACCGCCGACCACCCCGAGCTCACCCGAAGGACTCACATGGCCGCCACCAGCCACCCGGACCTCATGCGACTGGCCAACTCCGTGCTCCAGCCGGGGTTCGTCGGAACCACCGCACCGGACTGGCTGCTCCGCAGGATCGGCGAGGGCCTGCGCTCCGTCGTGCTGTTCGGCCGCAACATCGTGGACCCCGAGCAGGTCCGGGCGCTCACCGGGTCGCTGCGCGCCGAGAACCCCGACCTCATCGTGGCCATCGACGAGGAGGCCGGGGACGTCACCCGCCTGGAGGCCCGCAACGGCTCCTCCTGGCCCGGCAACCTGGCCCTCGGCGCCGTCGACGACGTCGATCTCACCGAGCGGGTCGCCCGGGACATCGGCCGTGCGCTGCGCGAGGCCGGCGTCTCCCTGAACTACGCGCCCAGCGCCGACGTCAACTCCAACCCGGCGAACCCGGTGATCGGCGTGCGCTCCTTCGGCTCCCGCACCGACGTGGTGGCCCGTCACACCGCGGCCTGGGTCCGCGGCCTGCAGTCGGCCGGTGTCGCCGCCTGCGCCAAGCACTTCCCCGGGCACGGTGACACCAGCGTCGACTCCCACCACGGCCTCCCGCGGGTGACGGCGGACGCCGCCAGCATCGCGCGGATCGCGCTGCCGCCCTTCGTCGCCGCGATGGAGGCGGGCGTCCGCACTGTCATGACCGCGCACATGCTGGCTCCCGCCTTCGACGAGGAGTGGCCCGCCACGCTCAGCGACCGCGTCATCGGCGACCTGCTCCGCAAGGAACTCGGCTTCACCGGCCTGGTGGTCACGGACGGCATCGAGATGGCCGCGGTCTCCGACCGCTACGGCATCGAGGGCGCGACCGTGAGAGCGGTGACCGCGGGGTGCGACGCGGTGTGCGTCGGCGGCGAGAGCGCGGAGGCCGCCACGACGGAACGGCTCGCGGACGCGCTCGTCGCGGCCGTCCTCGACGGCACCCTGCCCGAGGAACGGCTCGCCGAAGCGGCCGGCCGGGTCGAGGAGTTCGCCGCCTGGTCCGCCGGGCTGGTCCGCGCGGCCACGGCGGACGAGACGGCCGGCGGCATCGGACTCGTCGCCGCCCGGCGCGCGGTCACCGTCCACCGGAACCCGGCCGCAGGCGTCCGGTTCCCGCTGGCGGGCGACCCGCACGTGGTGGAGCTGTCGCCGGTCACCAACCTCGCCATCGACGGCAGTACGCCGTGGGGCGTGGCCGAGCCCCTGCGGGCCCTGCGCCCGGGCACCACGTCGGTGCGGATCGGCGAGTACGACCTCACCGACGACCCCGGCCTCCTGGAGCGGGAGGCGCTCACTCCCGCCGCCGGCCGGGCCCTCGTCGTCGTGGTCCGCGACACCGCCCGCTGCCCGTGGATGGCGCGGGCCCTGGCCACCCTGGTCCGCCACCGGCCCGACGCCCTGGTCGTGGAGATGGGGGTCCCGGGCGGCGAACGCCCCGGCGCGGTCCACGTGATCACCCACGGCGCGACCCGGGTCTCGGGCATCGCGGCCGCCGAACTCCTCGTCGGGGCCGGCTGACCGACGGCGGCGGGCCGGCCCCTCGCACCGGTGCGGACCGGCTCGGGCCTCGGGGCCTTTTCCGAGCCGGCCGGCGACGGCACGGGCGATCGAGTGGACCGCCGGCCGGCCGGAAGGGGGTGGACCGCCGGTCACCGGGTAGCCGGGACCCAGGGGTGCCGCAGCGGAACGAGGCACCACGACGGAAGGAATGTGATGGCCGGAGTCGTCGAACGTATCAAGCAGTTCGCCAGGAGCCCGCAGGGCCGGCGGACGATCGAGCAGGTGCGCCGGACCGCCGCCGACCCGCGCCGCCGCGCCCAGGCACAGGAACTGGTGCGGAAGCTGCGCGGCCGCCGGTGAGCCCGGAGCGCACGCGGGCGGCGGGAACGGACCGGAGAACGGCCGGCGCGGTTGTCGCCGCGCCGCCGGGCCCGGGCCGTACGCCGCCCGTGATGCGCCGAAGGATCCCGCCGTCCGCCATCCCTCGGTACGTTCATGCCGAGGACGGGCGTTTCTGATCCGGTCGTCCCGGAAGACCCATGCCGGCACGCCGCGGGAAACCCGGCGCCCGCCGGAGCCTGGCTCATAGAGCGCTTGTGAACGGGAGTTGGCGCGTGGTCGTCTCTCCTGTGACCAGGTGTCCAGCTCATGGTCTCCTGCAGGCAAAGTTCTCCCCCCAAGATCGGCATGTCCGCGACACCGACCTAGGAAGCGCTTGTGAGAACGCATCGCACACCGCGTAAAGCCGCCGCCCTCGCCCTGGGTGCCGCCCTGCTCGCCCTCCTGTCCGCCGCCCCGGCCGGGGCCGACGACGAGGACCTGCCGACGGTCACCCCGACCAGCGAGACCCCCGCCCTCTACGACGACGAGGCGGGCGGCAACTCCGACGCGGACGACCCCGCGATCTGGCGCAACGCGGCCGACCCCGGCCACAGCCTCGTCATCGCGACCGCGAAGAAGGGCGGCCTGCGCGTGTACGGCCTGGACGCCCGCCCGGTGCAGTCGCTGCCCGCGCCGCGCCCGGCGGCCGAGGGCGACGCCCCGGGCCGCTTCAACAACGTCGACCTCGTCACCGGCCTGAGCACTCCCGCCGGCCGGACCGACGTGGCCGTGGTCAGCGACCGGGGCAACGACCGGCTGCGGATCTACCGCATCGACCCGGCCAAGCCGGGCGCTCCGCTGACCGACGTCACCGACCCGGCCGCCGTCCCGGTCTTCTCCGCCGACCAGGCCGAGATCAACGAGCAGCGCACCGCGTACGGCCTCGCCACCTGGCAGGACAAGGCGACCGGCCGCTCCTACGCGCTGGTCAGCCAGCGCGAGCGGACCCGGCTCGCCCTCGTCGAACTGACCCCGACCGCACGCGGCACCGTCGGCTACCGCAAGGTCCGCACGCTCGACCTCCCGGCGTCGTTCCGCCTGCCCGACGGCACCACCTGGTCCCCCTGCGCCGAGCCCGGCGAACTCCCGCAGGTCGAGGGCATGGTGGTGGACCCCGCCACCGGCACCCTCTACGCCGGCCAGGAGGACGTCGGCATCTGGCGGCTGCGCGCCGACCTGACCGACAGGCCGGTCCTGGTGGAGAAGGTCCGCGAGTACGGCGTTCCCGGTGTCTACGACGAGACCACCGAGGAGTGCACGGCCGGCGCCGACCCCGGTTTCGGCGGCAAGCGGCTGACCGCCGACGTCGAGGGCCTGACCCTGTTCCAGGAGTCCGACGGGGACGGCTATCTCTTCGCCTCCAGCCAGGGCGACAACACCTTCGCCGCGTACGACCGCGAGGTGAGCGAGGACAACGAGTACGAGGGCGGCTTCCGCGTCGGCCCGGCCTCCGCGACGCTCGACGGATCGGAGGAGTGCGACGGCGCCGCCGTCCTGAACGCCCCGCTCGGCAGCCGCTACCCGCACGGCCTGCTGGTCGTCCAGGACGGCCACGACACTCCGGAGACCTCCGACGGCGAGGGCGGCACCCGCACGGCGACCGGCTTCAAGTTCGTCGACCTGGCCGACGTGGTCGACGCCGCCGACCTGTGACGCCCGCACCACGCTGACACCCACACCGGCCGCCGGACGGACCACCGCACCCGGCGGCCGGTCCGGCGGTGCCGACGGCCGCGCACGTCGGCCGGCACCGGCTCGGCCGGTGAGCGGCGGGCCGTCAGCGGAGGCGCAGGGCGAGGACGTCCCGGTGGCCGTTGGTGTCGCCCGGCACGAGGCCGTCGTCGTGGGGGAAGACGGCGGTGCGGCCGGCCGCGTCCGCCGTGACCTCCGCCGTTCCGGTCTGACTCTCGGTGCCGTCCGCGGCCACGTCCAGCCGACTCACCACGCCCGTGCGCACGTCCTTCACGAAGACGCCGGCGAGGCCGTTGGTGTCGCCCGGGACCAGGTTGTCGGCATCCGAGACGAACGCCACGAAGCGGCCGTTCCCGCTGACCACCGCGCCGCCCGAGTCGCCATTGGCGAGGGTGCCGTCCGCGGCCGTGCTCACCACCGCCGGTCCCGGATCCCTCGTCCCTCCGCTCGCCGGCGGCGCTGCCGCCGCCGGAGCCACCGCCGTCACACAGGCCAGCGCCACCACCGGCAAGACGGCCGATCCGTGCCACCGCATGTCCCCTCCCCCGCCCACCCGAACCGGACACCGCCCGAACGCGGGCGGCGCCACCGAGCGGCCCGCTGCTCCGCGCGTGTTCCGCGGACCACGGCGAGCCAACCCCGGCCCGCCCGCCCGGGTCGACAGACGATCCGGCCGCCCCGGGCCGCCTGGCGGAGCCCGCGGGCCCGCGGCCCGCCGCCGCCGGCCGGACCGCCCGAGGGAGCCGACGAGCCGGCCGGTCGCCGGGTGACCGTTCGGGCAGACCGGCCGGGTCCTTTGTCCATCCGCTCCGCCCTTCCCTCCCGGCCGCTCCTGCGGCAGAGTCGGCCGCCAGGCGATGCAAGAGATCTCGTTCGAACGGATCTTCCATGCGACACACCACCGAGTCCCGACGGAACACCGGCCCCGACCGCGAACAGGCCAGGCCCAGCAGGTCCTTTCACGGTCCCGGCACGCTCCCGGCCGCCGTGGTCGCGGCCGGACGCGGCCGGACGCCTCGGGCGGGTTCGCCGGCCGCCCTGCAACGAGCGATCGGGAACGCGGCCGTCGCGCGGATGATCGAGCGCGAGCGGGACCGGGAAGGAGCCGGCCAGAGCGCCGTGCAGGCGTTCGGCGGCGGTGAGGCGAGCCGGGAGGACGCCGTGCGGGAGGCCGCGAGGACTGCCGGGCAGGGCGGGAGCCGGCTGCCGGACGGTGTGCGTACGACCATGGAGAGCGCCTTCGGCACCACGCTCGACCACATCAGGGTCTCGGTCGACGAGCAGGCCGCCGCGAGCATCGGCGCCAGGGCGTACACCGTCGGCGACAACATCGTCGTCCAGAGCGCGAGCGTCCTGCGCGACGTCGAGACGATGGCCCACGAGATCCACCACACCACCCAGCGCGACGCCCCCGCAGGTCTCAGCGATCCCGGCGACAGATGGGAGCGCGAGGCGTCCGACGTCGGAGCCAGGGTCGCCCGCGGCGAGAGCGTCCGCCACAGCGCGGCCGACGACGAGGAGCAGCGGGACGGCGCCGTACACCGCACCGCGATCCAGCGCCGCGTCGGCTTCGAGTTCGAGTCGCAGTGGCGGGTGCGCGATCACAACGACCTGACCCCGGAGGACGAGCGGAGATACCAGGACGAGGTCTCGCAACGGGACGCCGTCATCGGTGCGCAGATCCTGGCGCGCATGGCCGACCGGAGACAGGACAGCGATCTCCTGGACGAGAGCGAGCAGAGCGCGACCGGCGAGGAGTTGAGGAACAGGTGGCTCACGGGCGAGCCCGGACGGTACCAGGCCACCGACGAGGGCCGGGCGCGGCTCGAGCGGGCACGGCGGGAGTCCCCCGGCGCGTACGCGGCACACGTGGACTTCGCCACCCTGCCTCTGCTCCAGAACGGCCGGATCAGGGAGGCGCCCATCCCCGGCCGTGACGTCCCCAAGATGGGCACCGTCGGCCGCGGCACGGGTTACCGGCTCACCTCGGACGTCAGCCCCACGGGCGGCTCGGCCCTGGAATGGGTGACCGATCCGCTCACCACGAGGGACGAACTGCTCCAGGTGATGGACGAGATCACGCAGGTGTCGAGCGCCCTGGACGCCCGGAAGGACCAGGAGTCCTTCCCGCTCCGGGAGGTCGACCTCGGCGGCTTCAGGGCGTCCCCCGGGATCATGGTGTTTCCGCTGAACGGCGTGCTCGTCTACACACCGCAGATGACCGCCGGGTTCAAGCTGGACCAGCTGCCCCGGCTGGTGAAGTACCTCCAAGTGCCGGACAAAAAGCCCCTGTTCATCACGCCCGGCGCCTTCGGGCGGCGCAAGGAGGCCAGGCAGGATCTGCACCAGGACAGCCTCCGCACGGTCGACGGCATCCGCCGGGCGGCCGAGGCGCGGGCCAGGGACCTCCCCAAGGAGATCACCGGCGGCGCCGCCACGGACGGACTGGTCGGCCTGGCCACCCTGATCGGCAGCTATCTGACGTACGGCGCCGGACTCGGGGACCGGGCGAACTCGAAGTCGATCGCCGGCGGTCTGATGTCCCGTACCTCCTTCGCGCACAACTTCACGCTGCTGCCCCATGCGACGCAGCTCTACTACCAGGCGCACCCGGCGGAGTTCGCCTCGTTCGTCCTCGAGGCATCCGGTTACGACCCGGCCGACGAGCAGGCCCTGGTGTACCCGAGGAGCGTCGAGCACGGCGACGCCGGTCACCGCGTCGAGCGGCGGATCCCGCTGACCCGCCACCAGTGGCTGATGGGCATGCCGGCCGGCAAGGACCTGCTGCGGAATTACAGGCACCTGAGCGAGGAGGAGAAGACCGAGGTCGACGGGAACGCGGAGGACTGGGAGCACATCCACGGCTCGCTCGGCGCGCTGGGCGCGGTGGACGACCAGGTGGGCAGGCCGGGCAGGCAGGAGGGCGCGGTGGTGGCCGAGCTGCGCCGGATGAAGGACGGTCTGCGCACCGCGGACCTCACCCCCCTCACCCTCGCCGCCTTCGATCTCGTCGAGCGCCTGAACGAGGGCAGGTCCCTCACGTACAAGAAGAGGAAGCGGTAGCGCCCGCGCGGGCGGCCACCGTGATGTGTACGCACGGTCGAGCTGTGTGTCGGCACGGTCGGCCCCGGCGCGGTGCGCGCCCGGCGGCCCGCGGAACCGGGGGAAGGGAGAGGAGCCGGTGAATCCGTTCCAGGTACTGGCCGCGGTGGCGGCCGCGTGGGAGCGGCTGGGGCCGTATCTGAGGCGTCTTGGAGCAGCGCCCGGGGCGCGGCTGGCGTCGGCCCTGGAGGGGCTGCGCGCGGCGGGTGACGAAGGCGAGCGCCGCTGCCACGCCGAGGCCGCCGCACGGCTGGTCCTCGGCTGTCTGCCACCGGAGGAGGCCGGGAGGCTGGGTGCCGGTGACGGCGCCCGGTACTCCGGGAGCGCGCGGGACGTCACCGTCCACGGATTCCGCGCCGCCGACCTCGCCGTGCTCCTGGTCGACGGCAGCCCCATGGTGGGTCCCGTGCTCGGCCCGGTCCGCGAGCGCCTGCTCGCGCATCCGGTGCTGGACGACGCGGACGTACGCCGCCGGGGCGGTGATCCGACGGCGCCGGACCTGATCCGGCTGCCGGCGGCCGGAGGGCGCGCGGTGCTGCCGCGTTTCCAGTTCCGCGAGGGCGCGCTGGCGTGGCGGGTGGTGCTGGAGGTGAACGCGCTGCTGGACGCGGGCCGGGACCCGTGGGGAGCGGCCGACTGGTGGCTGTCGGCCAACACCTGGCTGCGCACCACGCCGGCCGCGCTGCTGGGGACGGCCCGGGACGAGGAACTGGTCGCCGCGGCACGGTCGTTGCTGGACGGGGAGTGACGGTGCCGAACGTCCCTCCGCCGGCCGCGCTGCCCGGCACACCCACGAAGGTGACGCTCCCCGAGGGCACCGCGCTGTTCCGGGTGCACGCCTCGGCCCTCGCCGGCACCGCGTTCAACCCCGTCCCGGCCGACCGGCTCTACGGCGGCGGGCGCTTCGACGCGACGGAGGCCCGGCCCTACACCTACCTGTACGCGGGACTCGCGCCGGCGGCGGCGGTCTGCGAGTCGCTGCTGCGGTCGGTGCCGTTCGCCGCGGACGGCGGTCCCCGGGTGCTGCCGCGCACGGGCACCGTCCGCAAGCGCTGCACGTTCCTGAGGCTGGTCGCCGACGTCACGGTGGTGTCGCTGATGTCGGGCGCCGACCTCGCGGCCGTGGGACAGGACTCCTGGCTGGTGCAGGCCGAGGCCGCCGAGTATCCGTGGACGCGGAACTGGGGTCACTGGATCCGTGACCGGACCGAGCCGTGGGCGCAGGGCTTCGTCTGGCCGTCCAAGCGGGAACCCGCCGACCGGGTCGTGATCCTGTTCGGCGACCGGTGCGCGCCGGACACGGTGGCCGAGTCCGAGCCGGCCGTCGACTTCGGCACTGCCGACGGCGAGGACTGGCTGAACTCCGTCCTCGCGCCGTACCACGCGCGCGTCGCGCCCTGATACGACGACGGGCCATTCCGACTCGCCGCGCTTCTCGCTCAGTTGCCGCCCGGGATGATCGTGCGCAACGGGATCGTACGCGTCGTCCACTCGCCCGGTGCCCGCGGGCGGGCCTCTGCCAGGTCGCGGTCGTCCCGGCCGGGCGGCGTGAGACGCAGGACGGTGTCCGCGCCGGTCCGGCGGGCACCGCGATCGCCGGGGCTGTCGGGGTTCCAGGGCGGCAGGTGGAAGGGAACGGTGTTCAACTCTCCTTCGGAGACGATGAGTTTGAGCCAGTCCCGGGCCTCCGCTCCGGGGCGGGCCCGGCGCGCGGGCACGGACATCGCCACCGGCCGGTCGTCCAGCGCGAATCCGGTACGGCCGGGCCCGATGAAGTGGCCCGGGTACAGGTCCGTGTGGGCGGCATGGCTGTCGGTGAGATTCAGCAGGACGCACCAGAGGGTTCGCGTCGCCGAGCGGTTGTGGAGGCGGATGGACAGCCAG comes from Streptomyces sp. SCL15-4 and encodes:
- a CDS encoding Gfo/Idh/MocA family oxidoreductase → MRWAVAGHGDIVSRRVLPALRALGEEPVFLWGRDPGRTASAAARWGVPRSGTSPRGLLEGTDAVYVATPVDRHVPLAKAVLDAGLPVLVEKPLAGALRPGGAGLATARARAGVAYYRRLAPVLGEVRRELAGWTPERIEVRFRYAFDPGPDDPMRWRTDPAVSGGGVLADAGSHRLDLLLTLFGPPAEVRARLGRRFPAGAERTADLELAWPGGTRAHCLLEWGGGPPVDRLALHGGNRSLVLDPLDSGELRVTGPAGEHRVVDAPGHPNPHLPLLADFRAAVRDGRPPVCPVAEAVLVDDVIVAAERSDALGGAPVRPGPG
- a CDS encoding zinc-dependent alcohol dehydrogenase, yielding MRRYELAGRRDIRLATGVPVPEPGPLEVLVRVRACTVCNRSDLAYYHYHGLREHCSQGCFGHEIAGTVEAVGPGVTRVAPGRRVFVRTPLTSGYADYALAREISVGALPDTVPFAQGALLQLLPLAVHATRGVRLGDRVVVVGQGPVGLMALRMAALRGAAEITAVDLDDWRLERSSRLGADAVRRVDGSRDQLLGVGAAFDVAVDAVGTPTTLNACVDLVRQNGLVVMLGTHHIDTRVTVDLVTWERKGIRVHSSAEPLDTARAEALATAERLARSRELHLPELLTHTYSLEELPKAMERLSASRVLYPDAEQAPYDGPPPRTLKVAIVP
- a CDS encoding MFS transporter — translated: MTSSAPGGLFSAAYRACTLAVAALFVLVAFAGLALGTVMPLAVQDLDGLGLYGLAFGGFLTTGMVGTVLGGGSADRRGPAPVLSAGLLCFSGGALLCGTATSIAPFVLGRCVQGLGGGAVTVALYVVVGRVYPAALRPRMFSLVTACWIVPSMVGPPVAGAVAQHLSWAWVFHGIAALGVLALTLPAALLRRLPTTGGEDREEPDGLRLLPATAVALGAGLLQYAGAETGLRRAAAAAAGLVLLAVWVRPSLPAGSLRAARGIPSLVLLRGVTAGAYFTIETYIPLMLVNERQWSPGTAGMSLTGAALTWFAGSWLQGHPGLPLPRERVVLAGVLIHGAGTALTLCGTLRAMPAATVGAGLVIAGFGMGLLLPGIGVLTLEHSPAGRQGRNSASLQLSDNLCSVLLVGLCGALFNAAHVRVGQDTAAFAAVFALALAVTAAAVPIARRIAVPPTEEKKHATV
- a CDS encoding glycoside hydrolase family 3 protein, which translates into the protein MAATSHPDLMRLANSVLQPGFVGTTAPDWLLRRIGEGLRSVVLFGRNIVDPEQVRALTGSLRAENPDLIVAIDEEAGDVTRLEARNGSSWPGNLALGAVDDVDLTERVARDIGRALREAGVSLNYAPSADVNSNPANPVIGVRSFGSRTDVVARHTAAWVRGLQSAGVAACAKHFPGHGDTSVDSHHGLPRVTADAASIARIALPPFVAAMEAGVRTVMTAHMLAPAFDEEWPATLSDRVIGDLLRKELGFTGLVVTDGIEMAAVSDRYGIEGATVRAVTAGCDAVCVGGESAEAATTERLADALVAAVLDGTLPEERLAEAAGRVEEFAAWSAGLVRAATADETAGGIGLVAARRAVTVHRNPAAGVRFPLAGDPHVVELSPVTNLAIDGSTPWGVAEPLRALRPGTTSVRIGEYDLTDDPGLLEREALTPAAGRALVVVVRDTARCPWMARALATLVRHRPDALVVEMGVPGGERPGAVHVITHGATRVSGIAAAELLVGAG
- a CDS encoding phytase, yielding MRTHRTPRKAAALALGAALLALLSAAPAGADDEDLPTVTPTSETPALYDDEAGGNSDADDPAIWRNAADPGHSLVIATAKKGGLRVYGLDARPVQSLPAPRPAAEGDAPGRFNNVDLVTGLSTPAGRTDVAVVSDRGNDRLRIYRIDPAKPGAPLTDVTDPAAVPVFSADQAEINEQRTAYGLATWQDKATGRSYALVSQRERTRLALVELTPTARGTVGYRKVRTLDLPASFRLPDGTTWSPCAEPGELPQVEGMVVDPATGTLYAGQEDVGIWRLRADLTDRPVLVEKVREYGVPGVYDETTEECTAGADPGFGGKRLTADVEGLTLFQESDGDGYLFASSQGDNTFAAYDREVSEDNEYEGGFRVGPASATLDGSEECDGAAVLNAPLGSRYPHGLLVVQDGHDTPETSDGEGGTRTATGFKFVDLADVVDAADL
- a CDS encoding DUF4157 domain-containing protein; this translates as MRHTTESRRNTGPDREQARPSRSFHGPGTLPAAVVAAGRGRTPRAGSPAALQRAIGNAAVARMIERERDREGAGQSAVQAFGGGEASREDAVREAARTAGQGGSRLPDGVRTTMESAFGTTLDHIRVSVDEQAAASIGARAYTVGDNIVVQSASVLRDVETMAHEIHHTTQRDAPAGLSDPGDRWEREASDVGARVARGESVRHSAADDEEQRDGAVHRTAIQRRVGFEFESQWRVRDHNDLTPEDERRYQDEVSQRDAVIGAQILARMADRRQDSDLLDESEQSATGEELRNRWLTGEPGRYQATDEGRARLERARRESPGAYAAHVDFATLPLLQNGRIREAPIPGRDVPKMGTVGRGTGYRLTSDVSPTGGSALEWVTDPLTTRDELLQVMDEITQVSSALDARKDQESFPLREVDLGGFRASPGIMVFPLNGVLVYTPQMTAGFKLDQLPRLVKYLQVPDKKPLFITPGAFGRRKEARQDLHQDSLRTVDGIRRAAEARARDLPKEITGGAATDGLVGLATLIGSYLTYGAGLGDRANSKSIAGGLMSRTSFAHNFTLLPHATQLYYQAHPAEFASFVLEASGYDPADEQALVYPRSVEHGDAGHRVERRIPLTRHQWLMGMPAGKDLLRNYRHLSEEEKTEVDGNAEDWEHIHGSLGALGAVDDQVGRPGRQEGAVVAELRRMKDGLRTADLTPLTLAAFDLVERLNEGRSLTYKKRKR
- a CDS encoding RES family NAD+ phosphorylase → MPNVPPPAALPGTPTKVTLPEGTALFRVHASALAGTAFNPVPADRLYGGGRFDATEARPYTYLYAGLAPAAAVCESLLRSVPFAADGGPRVLPRTGTVRKRCTFLRLVADVTVVSLMSGADLAAVGQDSWLVQAEAAEYPWTRNWGHWIRDRTEPWAQGFVWPSKREPADRVVILFGDRCAPDTVAESEPAVDFGTADGEDWLNSVLAPYHARVAP